The sequence below is a genomic window from Novosphingobium sp. KACC 22771.
CTGGGCGTGCTGGTGGGGGTATCGCTGGGCACCACTTTCGCGCTTGGCGCCAAGACGACGACGGCCCCCACCATGGCCCTGGGCATCGGTCAGGCGTTTGGCTGGTCCGGCGCGATCAATGCGGCGGTGCTGGCGGCCGCGGCCATGGTGGCAGCCGGTGCATGGGGCGTATCGCGCACCAGCCAAGCGGGTCAGGCCCCGATCCGCGCCGCGCTGGGCTCCGGCTGGGCCTTGGCGGGGGCGGGCGGCATTGCCCTCTATGTCGGCGCCGAGGGCTCTATCGGCAGCATCCTCATCCCGTTCCTGCATCAAAAATCGGTGCTCAATCTGACGCTTGAGCAGGCCGGGCATTATCTGGGCTGGTTTTACTGGGGCGGCGCGCTGGCCGGGCGATTGGCGGGCACATGGCTGCTCCATCGCGGCGCTCCGGCCAAATGGCTGGGCATGGCGGCGCTTGGTGCAGTGATCGCCAGCGCTTTGGCCGCACTTGGTTCCGGGCCGGTGGCGGGCTACGCCGCGCTGACCATCGGCCTGTTCAACGCGATCATGTTTCCCGTCATCTTTTCCATCACGGTCGAGCGGTCCGCCGCGCCATCGGCGGCGGTATCGGGCCTGCTCAGCACCGCGATTGCCGGGGGCGCGATCCTCTCGGCGCTGGTCGGCTGGACCGGGGAGCATTTCGGCTTTGCCGTCTGCTTTCTGGTTCCCATGCTGGCCTATGGCCTGATCGCTCTGTTTGCCGGCTTTGGCGCACTCCTCCCCTCGGTTGACAAGGCACCGCAGGATTCGCGGATGACCAGTTCGGTCGGCAATCTTTCCGAGCGGACCTGATAGCCCGCCATCATCCGCAGCAGTTTGGAAACCAGCAGATGACCGGCAAGGATCGTGTCCTGACGGATGGTGGTCAATTGGGGATGCGCCAGACGGGCGGCCTCGCTGTCGTCATAGCCCACGATGGCCACATCATCGGGCACCCGCCGCCCGCGTTCATGCAGCGCCCGCATGGCCCCGACCGCCACCAGATCGGATGAGGCGACAATCGCGTCAAAGGCCACCTGCTGATCGAGCAGGGCATGGACCGCTTCGGCGCCCGCCTGCATGCCCGAGGGCGCGTGGCGCAGCACGGCAAGGTCGGCAGGCAGACCTGCTGCGGCCAGCGCGCTGCGAAAGCCCGCCAGCCTTTCCGACAATTGCGCCTGCCGGGTCTGGGCCGTGGTGATGGGCGCGGCCTGTCCGATAAAGGCAATCCGCCTGCGACCCTGCTTTATCAGATGGCTGGTCGCCAGCGCGCCGCCCTCGGCATTGTTGCTGCCCACCGAGCAGTAGAGTTGATCGGGCGTTTCCACGCCCCAGACGACAAAGGGCCTCGTGCCCGCCGCCATCAGGTTCAGCCCGGCGTGAAACTGCGACTGGCCCAAAAAGATGATGCCGTCATAGGGATGCGTGGCCATGAAGCGGGCCAGCGAGGCGTCGTCATAGGGCGCCTGAGCCGACACCGAGAAATCCAGCCCGTGATCACGCATCGCCGCTCCGATCCCGCCCAGCAAATTCATCTCGAAGGAATTGGCGAGGCGGCTGCCGCTGGGCAGGGCAACAGGCATGACCGCACAGATCGAGCCGCTGCGTTTGGGGCGGCGGGCGCGGGCCTTGGCTTTGTCCTTGGCCCCATGGCGCATGGGATAGCCCATATCGCGGGCCATGGCGGTCACGCGGGCCTTGGTTTCGGGCGTGATCGCGGGGTGATCGTCGAGCACGCGCGAAACAGTGGCAACCGACACTCCCGCGGCCTGCGCCACATCGATCAGGCGCGGTTTGCGCCCGGCATCACCGGCCATCGTGGACCGCGCAGCAATCCATGCCACCTCCCCCTGTTTTGCCCCGTTGTTTAGCACCGGACGCGCCCGTTTGCCATATTGCGCGGCCCCGCCTCCACAGGCTTGTCCGCGATCCCGGCCCATGACCAAGCGGACAGTTTGACGCTTCGCGCCGCTCTCGCTAACGGGTGGGCGATGATCGCCCTGCTCTCCCCGGCCAAGACGCTTGATTTCGAGCGCGCCCTGCCACCGCTTGCCGTTTCGACCCCGCATTTTGCGCAGGAAGCGCTCGATCTGGCCCGCTCGGCCGCCGATTTGAGCGCCGAGCAATTGGGCAAGCTGATGCATATTTCGCCCAAGCTGGCGCAATTGAACGTCGAACGCTTCAACAATTTCGCCGATCAGCCCGAACGGCAAGCGCTCTTTGCCTTTGCCGGCGATGTCTATACCGGCTTTGAGGTCCATACGCTGGATGAGGCCGCAGTCACCTTTGCGCAGGATCATGTGCGGCTGCTCTCCGGGCTTTATGGCCTGCTGCGCCCACTCGACACGATCCGGCCCTATCGTCTTGAAATGGGCACGCGCTGGGCCCCGCCCCGGCCAAACGGGCCAAAGAAGCTGACGGACTGGTGGGGCGACCGCATCGCCAACCATTTGCGCGCGCAGGTGGATGAGGAAGGCTCGGGCGTGGTCCTCAATCTGGCCAGTCAGGAATATTTCGCGTCCGTTGCCGGGCAATTGCCGGGCCTGCGCGTGGTCGAGGTGGAGTTTCGCGAAAGCGGCCCCGACGGACCGCGCTTCATCAGCTTTCACGCCAAGCGGGCGCGGGGCATGATGGCGCGCTGGATGTGCGAACATCACATCACCGATATTGACGCCATGCGCGGCTTTGACAGTGACGGCTATCGCTTTGATGCAGGCAAAAGCGATGCCGACCGCTGGCGGTTTATCCGCGCATGAGCGGGAACAGCGCCGTCATCATCGGGGCGTCGGGCGGGATCGGCCATGCGTTTGAAACGGCGCTGATCGAGGAAGGCGCTTTCGAGGTCGTGCATGGCTTTGCCCGCTCGCGCACCGGCGCGCAGCATATCGACCTGATGGACGAAGGCAGCATCGCGGCGGCCGCCGCCCATGTCACCAATGGGCCGCCACCAACGCTGGTTATCGTGGCCACCGGGTTGCTCCACGATGGCACACGCGGACCGGAAAAGGCGCTGCGCGATCTTGATCCGGCGTGGCTGGCGCGGGTGCATGCGGTCAATGCCATCGGTCCGGTCATGGTGGCCAAGCATTTCCTACCGCTGATGCCTAGGCCCGGGCGGGCGGTCTTTGCCGCGCTTTCGGCGCGGGTGGGATCGATTTCGGACAATCGGCTGGGTGGATGGCATGGCTATCGCGCCTCCAAGGCGGCGCTCAACATGCTGGTGCGCAATCTGGCCATCGAGGAAAAGCGGCGCAACGACCGTTCGATTGTGGTCGCTCTGCATCCCGGCACAGTGGACACCGGCCTGTCCCGCCCGTTTCAGGGCAATGTCGCGGCCGGTAAGCTGTTTGATGCCGAGCGGGCGGCGCTGCAACTGCTTGACGTGATCGAAGGGCTCAAGCCCCATGACAGCGGCAAACTGTTTGATTTCGAGGGGCTGGAAATCCCGTTCTGAGGCCGATCACAGGCTTACGCGACGAGGATCAGCCGGATATCATTCACATTGGTCAGTGTCGGCCCCGTGATCAACAGATCGTCCAGCGCGGCAAAGTAGCTGTAACTGTCATGGCGGGCGAGGAAATCGGCCCCGTTCAAGGCCTGATCCGCCCCTCGGGTCAATGTATCGGGGGCGATGATGGCCCCTGCCGCATCCTCGCTGCCGTCTATCCCGTCGCTGTCGGCGGCCAGCGCCCAGATGCCGGGCGCGCCCTGCAAGGACAGCGCCAGCGACAGGGCCAATTCGGTGTTGCGGCCTCCCTTGCCAAAAGAGCCCCCAGCCAAGGTCACAGATGCCTCGCCGCCGGAAAGCAGAAGGGCAGGCGCCGCCACGGGTTGCCCCCATTGGCGCACCGACAGGGCGATGCCCGCCATGACCCGCCCCAATTCCCGCGCCTCCGCCTCAATCGCATCGCCCAGCAGCAGCGGCGTCAAACCAAGCTCTCGCGCCTTGTCCGCCGCCGCGATCAAGGCCTGCTGGGGCGAGGCGATGATCCGATATTCCCCCGCCGCCGTACAGGCCGGAGCCACTAGCATAGCGCGCCGCACCGCATTGGGCACGGGCAGGCCGTAGCGCTCGATAATGGCCAGCGCATCCTGGGCCGTTGTGCCGTCGGCCAGCGTCGGCCCGGAAGCAATTGCGGCGGGATCATCCCCCGGAATATCACTGATCAGCAAGGTATAGACCCGCGCAGGTGCCGCCGCCGCCGCCAGCCTGCCACCCTTCACGCGCGAAAGGTGGCGGCGCACCAGATTGATCTCGCCGATCCCCGCGCCCGATTCCAGCAAGGCGCGGCCCAGCGCCCGGAGATCGTCCAACTCCATGCCGTCAACCGGCCACTCCATACAGGCCGAACCGCCCCCCGACACCAGCGCAATGACCAGATCATCCGGCCCCAGCCCGGCCACCGCCGACATCACCCGCCGGGCCGCCATCACGCTGTTGGCATCGGGCACCGGATGGCCTGCCTCGACAATTTCGATGCGCCCCGCCGCAACGGCATGGCCATAGCGGGTTGCCACCACACCCGAGACCGGCACCTGCGGCCCCCATGCCTCGTGCAATGCCCGGTCCAGCGCCGCCGCCATCGCGGCCGAAGCCTTGCCCGCGCCCACCACCACGCAGCGCCCGCGCGGCGGCGGAGGGATATGTCCCCGCATCGCCGGGCCGGGCAGCGCCGCTTCAATCGCTGCGGCATGGACGGCGCGCAGGATCGCCCGCGCCTCGGCATCGTTCAGGTTCAATCTTTCAGACATCGGCCTTTAATGGCAGCAATTGACGCGCCCGTCATGCATTGCTTGCGCAAGGGCATGGCTGGTCTTGCCCGGGGCAAAGCTCCCATGGCCGCTTGAATTGACGGCGCGATAGGATTAAATCCTATTGCCAACCGAGGAATTTTGACCATGCGCACCACTCAGCAATTCAGCGTCACGCTTCCGCTCGAAATGGCGGCCCAGGTGCGGGCCAAGGTCGCCTCGGGCGAATATGCCAGCGAGAGCGAGGTCATCCGCGATGGCCTGCGCGCGCTTCAGGCCCGCGACAAGGCGATGGAGGCATGGCTGCGCCATGATGTGGCACCTGCATTTGACGCGCTCGCGGCCACGCCTGCCCGCGCCAGATCGGCGAGCGAGGTCAGGGCCGCGCTGGCAGACGAACATGCCAGAACGACGGGCAAGCCGCGTTGAAGCATGACCTATGACGTTGTTTTCGCGCCCGAGGCGGAAGCGCGGCTGATCGCCCTGTACCGCTATATCGCACAGGAAGCATCGCCCGACATCGCCGAAAGCTATACCAGCGCGATTGTCGAATTTTGCGAAGGGCTGCAAGCTTTTCCCCATCGCGGCACCCCGCGCGACGACATCCGCCCCGGCCTGCGCACCATCCCTTTCCGCCGCCGCGTCACTATCGCCTATGCCGTTGGCGACAGCCGCGTTTCGATTGTCGGCCTGCATTATGGCGGACAGGATATTTCCGCAGCATGGATGGACGAACCGGGACAGTGACAGAGCCTGTTGCTCTTGCGCAATCAGCATGAAATCATGCCGATAATGGATTGGTTCACCCATGATTGAGGAGCTAATCATGCGTGCCCCGCCGCCGGTCCGGCAAAAGGTGGAAACATAAAAAAGGGAGACGCCGCAATGCCCCAGGCTCCAAACATCAGGCTTTGGGCGATTCCGCTCGGTGCCCTGTGCTTTGGCCTTTCCACCCCGGCCATGGCCGCGCCCTATTCGCTCGCCGCCGACCCGGCCCGGCGCTGCCTCGATCTGGCGCCCGTCTCGATACCCGCCGCCCGGCTGGGCGAACCCTCCGCCGGGGCAAAGGTGGTGAGCGCGCAATACCACCGGGCGGGCGAGATCAAGCTGCAAGGTCTGGACGGCAGCGCGACATTCCAGACCCCGGATTATTGCGAAGTGCGGATCGATATCCTGCCGCTTGATCCCAAAGCGCCGCCGATCCATTCGCAGGTCAATCTGCCCTTTCCATGGAACGGCAAGAAGCTGCAATTTGGTGGCAGCGGCTATAACGGATTTCTCCAGACCGGGGTCCAGCCCAGCCGCAATGCCCCGATCCATGCGCAATTGCCGCTCAATCGCGGCTACATGACGGCGGGCACCGATTCCGGCCACCAGATCACCATCTCGGGCGGGGGCGACCAACGCGGCAGCGGGGCCTCGGCGGGTTCGGCCGGTGATGATCCGCGCGCCGCCTCGGCCCGCCAATATGCCTTTGCCGCCAATGACGAGGCGCTGCGCAATTTCGGCTATGCGGCGTATAAAAAGACGCATGATGCCGCTGTCGCGCTGGGCTTCATGTTCTATGGCCGCAAACCCTCGCGCAGCTATTACCTGGGCGGATCAGAGGGCGGGCGCGAGGCCATGACCATGGCCCAGCGCTATCCCGGCGATTATGACGGGATCATCGCCATCGACCCGGTGATGAACTGGACCGGATTGCAGACGTTCAGCAACCATATCGGCGGGCAATTGCAGGCGGTGCCCGATGGCTGGCTGGGGGCCAAGACGGGCCTGTTGGCGCAGATCGTGCGCGACACATGCGACAGCGCCGACGGGATTGCCGACAAGGTTATCAGCGCGCCCACGGCCTGTCTTGCCCCGGCCGCCAAGGCGCTGGCCAGCCATCGCTGCCCAACGGGCCGCGACGAAGGCCCCGCCTGCTTTTCCGATGCCCAGTTGGCCGTTTTACGCGCGGCCCATCGCGGCTATGATTTCCCCTTCCCGCTGGCCAATGGCGTGACGCATTATGCCGGTTATCTGCCCGGCAGCGAGGACCTGCCCGGCGCATGGTCGAAATGGGAGGCTGGCACAACAAAGCCCACCGCCGCCAATCCCGATGATCCCTCGGTCAGCCGCCTCTATCAGTTGGGCAGCGTCTATGTGCGCCATTTCATTGCCCTCGACGCAGGCTTCAACACGTTGACCTATGATCCGCGCCAGTTCCAAAAGCGGGTGCTGGAAGTCTCGCGGATCATGGACGCCACGAACCCGGACCTGCGCGCCTTTCACGCGCGGGGCGGCAAGCTGATCCTGCGCGAGGATCTGGCCGATTCGGGTCAGGGACCGTTCAATTCGCTGCAATATCGCGACGCCGTGGCGCGCCTGATGGGGCAAAAGACCACCGATGCGTTTTTTGCCGCCTATGTTGCCACGGGCCTGCCGCATACATCGGGGGGCATTGATCCGGGCACACCAGGAGCGCCCGCTTATGGCATTCCGGGGCGGATCGACTTGCTGGATGTTCTTGAGGATTGGGTGGAGCGCGGGCGCAAACCGGGCGCGGCGCTGATACTGACGCTGCATGACCCGGCCCAACCCGAGCGCGTGACCGCCTCGAAACCGATGTGTCGCTATGGCACCTGGCCCTTTTTCACCGGCCAACCGGGCGAGGGCGCGAATGGCAGCAAATATGAGTGCCGCCCGCGCTGATCCTTGACGAAAGGGACAGGCGCGCGATCCGGCCATTTCTATCCGGTATCAATTGATGCCGGATCAGAATGGCTCGGGCGCCCGTTTCAAATTCACGTCAATGAATAATTCCACTATACGAAATCACCTATCGGGTCATCGCTGTTGCGACCCTGCTGGCTGCGCTTGTTTGCGCGCAATCTGATCCGGCCCAAAACAAACAACAAAAATGATGGAGGTTTGCATGAGAGGGTTCATTCTGGCGTCGGCCAGTCCGCTTTGCATTGGTTTGATGCTGATGCCTCAGGCCGCATCCGCACAGGCGGGCGATGCCCCGCAGGCGGGCGCCGCCGAGGCGATTGTCGTGACCGGATCGCGCATCGCCCGCCGCGACTATGTGGCGCAAAGCCCGATCGTGACCACCAGCCGTCAGATGATCGAGAACACCGGCACGGCCACGATCGACGCCGCCCTGCTGCAAATGCCCCAGTTCCAGCCGGGCACCGGCGGCTTTACCAATTCCAGTTCGGGCGGGGCAGGCATCGGGCAATCCACGCTCAACCTGCGGGGGTTGACGGCGGTGCGCACGCTGGTCCTGCTGGACGGACGGCGGATGCAGCCAGGCAATGCCTCGAACGTGATCGACATCAACTCGCTGCCCACCTCGGCCATTTCGGGCACCGAGGTGATCACCGGCGGCGCATCGGCCACCTATGGTTCGGACGCGATTGCGGGCGTGGTCAATTTCAAGCTCTATCATCGCTTTGACGGGCTGCGCATTGATGCCCAGTCAGGCGTCAGCGAAAGGGGCGATGCGGCCTCCAAGCAGATTTCCGCCATCGCCGGCACCAAGTTTGCCGATGGCAAGGGGTCGATCATGGTGGCGGGCGAATATTCGGATCGCGGCGGCCTGACCTATCGCCAGCGCCCTTTCTCGACCCCCTCGGGTTCGTATAATGCCACCTTGCCCAACGCAGCCTATGTCGTCTCGGGCAACAACCTGCCCTCGCAGGCGGCCGTCAACGCGGTCTATGCCAATTACGGCATTCCGGCGGGCACGGTTGCGCGCACGGTCCAGCAAGGCGTCAACGGCGACGGCACGCTGTTTGTAAACAACACGGCCAACGCCTATAATTACCGCGCCGACAATGCCCCCTGCATGTATCAGTCGGGCACGCTGGTGCGCTATGACGGGCTGTGCACCAACACGCTGCAGCTTCCCCTGACGCGCTTTGCCTTTCTGGGCCGCGCCGAATATGAAGTCAGCCCCTCACTCAAACTGTTCGTTCAGGGCCAGTTTGCCCGCAGCATTTCGGTCGCGCAGGGCAGCCACCCGCAATTGGCCTCGGCCGGTTCCAGTTCTTTCACAATCCCGGTCAGCAACCCCTTCATCCCCGCCGATCTGCGCACCCTGCTGCAAAGCCGCGCCAATCCCAACGCCAGTTTTGAAATCACCAAGCGCATCGTCGATGGCGGGGTGCGCCATTACCGCGACGTGTCCGACACCTATCAGATCGTGGCCGGGGCCGAAGGGGTCATTCCGGGCATCGACTGGAACTTTGAAGTCTATGGATCGCACGGGCGGACCAGCTTTACCGACACCTCCTATGACGGCTCCTATTCGCTCTCGGCCATCCGCCAGTTGGTGAACGCCGCCGATGGCGGCGCCAGTCAATGCACCGGGGGCCTGAACCTTTTTTCCAACGCGCCGATCTCGGCCTCCTGCCTCTCCTTCATCCAGCGCCAGACGCTAAGCACGACCTCCATCGGCCAGGATGAATTGGCCGCCAACCTGACGGGCACCCTGTTCAAGCTGCCCGCAGGCGAGGTCAAGGTGGCGCTGAGCGGCAATTACCGCAGCAATACCTTTACCTCCACCCCCGACCCCCTGCTCCAGATCGGCGACATTGCCGCCGTCAACGGCATTCCCGCCATTCGCGGCAACACCAAGGTTTCCGAGGCCGCCATCGAAGTGCTCGTGCCGGTGCTTGCCGACCTGCCGCTGATCAAGGCGCTGAACCTGACCGGAGGCTATCGCTATTCGCATTACAACCTGTTTGGCGGGGTCAGCACCTACAAGCTGAGCGCGGACTGGCGCATTGCCGATCCGCTGTTGCTGCGCGGCGGCTATCAAAAGGCGGTGCGTGCGCCCAATATCGGCGAACTGTTCCTGCCTGCCTCGGCGGGCGTCGCCAATCTGGGCACGCTGGGCGATCCGTGCTCGGCCACCAGCAGCTATCGCACCGGGGCCAATGCGGCGGCGGTGCGCTCGCTCTGCATCGCCTTGGGCGTGCCGACCACGCTGATCGACAGTTTCAACGGCGCGGCGGCCATTCCGGCCACCACCCAGGGCAATATCAACCTGCGCCCGGAAAAGGCCGATTCCTATACTTTTGGCGGCGTGTTCCAGCCCACCTTTGCCGGGGCGGCCTTTCGCCGGATGAACCTGTCGGTCGACTATTACCAGATGAACATCAATCAGGCGATCGCGTCGATCGACGTGCCCACCTCCATTGCCAAATGTTTCAACTCCGACGGGTCGAACCCGACCTATGATGCCAACAACCTGTATTGCCAGAACGTG
It includes:
- a CDS encoding glycerate kinase type-2 family protein produces the protein MSERLNLNDAEARAILRAVHAAAIEAALPGPAMRGHIPPPPRGRCVVVGAGKASAAMAAALDRALHEAWGPQVPVSGVVATRYGHAVAAGRIEIVEAGHPVPDANSVMAARRVMSAVAGLGPDDLVIALVSGGGSACMEWPVDGMELDDLRALGRALLESGAGIGEINLVRRHLSRVKGGRLAAAAAPARVYTLLISDIPGDDPAAIASGPTLADGTTAQDALAIIERYGLPVPNAVRRAMLVAPACTAAGEYRIIASPQQALIAAADKARELGLTPLLLGDAIEAEARELGRVMAGIALSVRQWGQPVAAPALLLSGGEASVTLAGGSFGKGGRNTELALSLALSLQGAPGIWALAADSDGIDGSEDAAGAIIAPDTLTRGADQALNGADFLARHDSYSYFAALDDLLITGPTLTNVNDIRLILVA
- a CDS encoding SDR family NAD(P)-dependent oxidoreductase, whose product is MSGNSAVIIGASGGIGHAFETALIEEGAFEVVHGFARSRTGAQHIDLMDEGSIAAAAAHVTNGPPPTLVIVATGLLHDGTRGPEKALRDLDPAWLARVHAVNAIGPVMVAKHFLPLMPRPGRAVFAALSARVGSISDNRLGGWHGYRASKAALNMLVRNLAIEEKRRNDRSIVVALHPGTVDTGLSRPFQGNVAAGKLFDAERAALQLLDVIEGLKPHDSGKLFDFEGLEIPF
- a CDS encoding LacI family DNA-binding transcriptional regulator, coding for MAWIAARSTMAGDAGRKPRLIDVAQAAGVSVATVSRVLDDHPAITPETKARVTAMARDMGYPMRHGAKDKAKARARRPKRSGSICAVMPVALPSGSRLANSFEMNLLGGIGAAMRDHGLDFSVSAQAPYDDASLARFMATHPYDGIIFLGQSQFHAGLNLMAAGTRPFVVWGVETPDQLYCSVGSNNAEGGALATSHLIKQGRRRIAFIGQAAPITTAQTRQAQLSERLAGFRSALAAAGLPADLAVLRHAPSGMQAGAEAVHALLDQQVAFDAIVASSDLVAVGAMRALHERGRRVPDDVAIVGYDDSEAARLAHPQLTTIRQDTILAGHLLVSKLLRMMAGYQVRSERLPTELVIRESCGALSTEGRSAPKPANRAIRP
- a CDS encoding tannase/feruloyl esterase family alpha/beta hydrolase → MPQAPNIRLWAIPLGALCFGLSTPAMAAPYSLAADPARRCLDLAPVSIPAARLGEPSAGAKVVSAQYHRAGEIKLQGLDGSATFQTPDYCEVRIDILPLDPKAPPIHSQVNLPFPWNGKKLQFGGSGYNGFLQTGVQPSRNAPIHAQLPLNRGYMTAGTDSGHQITISGGGDQRGSGASAGSAGDDPRAASARQYAFAANDEALRNFGYAAYKKTHDAAVALGFMFYGRKPSRSYYLGGSEGGREAMTMAQRYPGDYDGIIAIDPVMNWTGLQTFSNHIGGQLQAVPDGWLGAKTGLLAQIVRDTCDSADGIADKVISAPTACLAPAAKALASHRCPTGRDEGPACFSDAQLAVLRAAHRGYDFPFPLANGVTHYAGYLPGSEDLPGAWSKWEAGTTKPTAANPDDPSVSRLYQLGSVYVRHFIALDAGFNTLTYDPRQFQKRVLEVSRIMDATNPDLRAFHARGGKLILREDLADSGQGPFNSLQYRDAVARLMGQKTTDAFFAAYVATGLPHTSGGIDPGTPGAPAYGIPGRIDLLDVLEDWVERGRKPGAALILTLHDPAQPERVTASKPMCRYGTWPFFTGQPGEGANGSKYECRPR
- a CDS encoding glucose/galactose MFS transporter; the encoded protein is MNKVSLLSSSVRQQSLQAVALLVFLVMGLSGAMGPTLIPAIRVVFGLGLSSAMTVQWIPLVVSGLSSLILAQLLHRFGAKAMVLGGLGLMTVGCLQVRLAILAPFGLDARYGLMLLALAVIALGTSVIQVAANLLVVQLGHARTASARLTLAQSFNSLGVLVGVSLGTTFALGAKTTTAPTMALGIGQAFGWSGAINAAVLAAAAMVAAGAWGVSRTSQAGQAPIRAALGSGWALAGAGGIALYVGAEGSIGSILIPFLHQKSVLNLTLEQAGHYLGWFYWGGALAGRLAGTWLLHRGAPAKWLGMAALGAVIASALAALGSGPVAGYAALTIGLFNAIMFPVIFSITVERSAAPSAAVSGLLSTAIAGGAILSALVGWTGEHFGFAVCFLVPMLAYGLIALFAGFGALLPSVDKAPQDSRMTSSVGNLSERT
- a CDS encoding TonB-dependent receptor plug domain-containing protein; amino-acid sequence: MRGFILASASPLCIGLMLMPQAASAQAGDAPQAGAAEAIVVTGSRIARRDYVAQSPIVTTSRQMIENTGTATIDAALLQMPQFQPGTGGFTNSSSGGAGIGQSTLNLRGLTAVRTLVLLDGRRMQPGNASNVIDINSLPTSAISGTEVITGGASATYGSDAIAGVVNFKLYHRFDGLRIDAQSGVSERGDAASKQISAIAGTKFADGKGSIMVAGEYSDRGGLTYRQRPFSTPSGSYNATLPNAAYVVSGNNLPSQAAVNAVYANYGIPAGTVARTVQQGVNGDGTLFVNNTANAYNYRADNAPCMYQSGTLVRYDGLCTNTLQLPLTRFAFLGRAEYEVSPSLKLFVQGQFARSISVAQGSHPQLASAGSSSFTIPVSNPFIPADLRTLLQSRANPNASFEITKRIVDGGVRHYRDVSDTYQIVAGAEGVIPGIDWNFEVYGSHGRTSFTDTSYDGSYSLSAIRQLVNAADGGASQCTGGLNLFSNAPISASCLSFIQRQTLSTTSIGQDELAANLTGTLFKLPAGEVKVALSGNYRSNTFTSTPDPLLQIGDIAAVNGIPAIRGNTKVSEAAIEVLVPVLADLPLIKALNLTGGYRYSHYNLFGGVSTYKLSADWRIADPLLLRGGYQKAVRAPNIGELFLPASAGVANLGTLGDPCSATSSYRTGANAAAVRSLCIALGVPTTLIDSFNGAAAIPATTQGNINLRPEKADSYTFGGVFQPTFAGAAFRRMNLSVDYYQMNINQAIASIDVPTSIAKCFNSDGSNPTYDANNLYCQNVLRNTSTGQIANSYQALLNIGAIKTAGIDVAFDWSIPFEALKMGQGSFDVNFTLNYLDTFKIQASPNSPFQEAAGTIVGPSSTGQSYAKWKYSGTFMANRGKVSLGLRWRHISSFKDSSAITNPATTVPGTPAYDYFDIIGRLKVNDRFELRGGITNVGDRNPPAVQGTSGMTNMGIYDVIRRSFYIGLKATL
- a CDS encoding type II toxin-antitoxin system RelE/ParE family toxin, whose protein sequence is MTYDVVFAPEAEARLIALYRYIAQEASPDIAESYTSAIVEFCEGLQAFPHRGTPRDDIRPGLRTIPFRRRVTIAYAVGDSRVSIVGLHYGGQDISAAWMDEPGQ
- the yaaA gene encoding peroxide stress protein YaaA gives rise to the protein MIALLSPAKTLDFERALPPLAVSTPHFAQEALDLARSAADLSAEQLGKLMHISPKLAQLNVERFNNFADQPERQALFAFAGDVYTGFEVHTLDEAAVTFAQDHVRLLSGLYGLLRPLDTIRPYRLEMGTRWAPPRPNGPKKLTDWWGDRIANHLRAQVDEEGSGVVLNLASQEYFASVAGQLPGLRVVEVEFRESGPDGPRFISFHAKRARGMMARWMCEHHITDIDAMRGFDSDGYRFDAGKSDADRWRFIRA
- a CDS encoding ribbon-helix-helix domain-containing protein, which encodes MRTTQQFSVTLPLEMAAQVRAKVASGEYASESEVIRDGLRALQARDKAMEAWLRHDVAPAFDALAATPARARSASEVRAALADEHARTTGKPR